DNA from Methanomassiliicoccales archaeon:
CGCCCTTCTCGTCCTTCCAGCTGAGGTTCTCCACCTGTTCAAGGGGCGTTCCGCTCTTGAGCGCCTCCATCAAGTGCTGCAGTGGGACCTCGGTGGAATCGCCCTTCAGTATCAGGTCCACCTCGGGGCGGTCGAGGAGCTCCTCGTGGTAGTACGTGGCGGAGAACCCCCCCATGAGCACTTTGGCCTTCGGGTGGTGCTTCTTGACCAGCTTGGCGATCTCCAGCGCCCCGTGGGCGTGGGGCAGCCAATGCAGGTCGATGCCGAAAACCTTGGAATCGAGCTTGGAGATGAGCTTCTCCACGTCCAGCTTCCGGTCGTTCAGCATCATGCTGGCCAGGTTGACGATGCGCACCTTGTAGCCGTTCTTGGCCTGGTGCACGGCCATGGTGATGAAGCCGAAGGGGTACATCTCGAAGACCGGGGTGGACGGCACCATGTCGCTGACCGGCCCGTAGAACAGGAACTCCTTGCGAAAATCGTAGACGCTGGGTGCGTGCAGGAAGATGATGTCCTCTTTGCTCATCCTTGGGCCTCTGGCACGCTGACATTGTCGATTATATTTAAAATGTCATGCACCGAGGTTCATCACTTGCCGAAGCGCCTCTGTCTCGCTTGATAGGAGCGTATCGCCCGCATGAAGTCCACCTTGCGGAAGCCGGGCCAGAAAACGTCGGTGAAGTACAGCTCGGAATAGGCTAGCTGCCAGAGCAGGAAGTTCGAGACCCTCTCCTCGCCCGAGGTGCGCAGGACCAGGTCGGGGTCGGGGAAGTCGGCGGTGTATAGAAAGCTGGAGAACATCTTCTCGTCGATCTCTTCCACGTTCATCTCGCCGTCCTTGACCTTGGTGGCGATGCGCTTGATGGCCGTTATCATCTCCTGCCGGCTGCCGTAGGCCACAGCGATGTTGTAGAAGTAGCGGTCGTAGTCCTTGGTTCGCTGCTCGGCCACCTCTATGGCCTTGATCACCCGCTCCGGCAGCAGCTCCTTCTGGCCCAGGACCGTCACCTTGATATGGTTCTTGTGCACCCGGGCGTCCTCCGCCAGCTTAAGAAAGCTCTCGGCGAAAAGGTCCATGAGGAAAGACACCTCGCCCTCATCGCGGTTGAGGTTCTCGGTGGAGAAGGCGTAGACCGTAAGCACGCGAATGCCCATCTCCTGGCACCATTCCATGACCTCCTCCAACTTGTCTTTTCCCTTGGCGTGGCCCTCGTGCGCCGCCAGCCCGATCTCCTGGGCGAAGCGGCGGTTACCGTCCATGATGATAGCCACGTGGTCCGGGATCTTGCCCTCCATGACCTCCTTGAACAGCCGCCGCTCGTAGGTCTGATAGGCGGTGTTGGCGATCGCGCGGGTAATCTCGTTGGACATCTGTGGCACCTAGGTCATTCGGTGTTCTACTTACTTTCGAAGTCCTCGGGAAGCCCGGCGGCCTTGAGCCCGAGGTCGAAGCAGCCTATCGCCGCCACGGCCCCGATGGTGCCGCGCTTCCCAGTGATCTCCACCAGCTGGACGCCGGTCCGCTTGGCCATGTCGATGGCCTGCTGGAGCTTGTAGAT
Protein-coding regions in this window:
- the uppS gene encoding polyprenyl diphosphate synthase; the encoded protein is MSNEITRAIANTAYQTYERRLFKEVMEGKIPDHVAIIMDGNRRFAQEIGLAAHEGHAKGKDKLEEVMEWCQEMGIRVLTVYAFSTENLNRDEGEVSFLMDLFAESFLKLAEDARVHKNHIKVTVLGQKELLPERVIKAIEVAEQRTKDYDRYFYNIAVAYGSRQEMITAIKRIATKVKDGEMNVEEIDEKMFSSFLYTADFPDPDLVLRTSGEERVSNFLLWQLAYSELYFTDVFWPGFRKVDFMRAIRSYQARQRRFGK